A stretch of Acipenser ruthenus chromosome 1, fAciRut3.2 maternal haplotype, whole genome shotgun sequence DNA encodes these proteins:
- the LOC117420414 gene encoding neuronal acetylcholine receptor subunit alpha-9-I-like: MLTAYLWIRQTWYDAHLKWDKDEYDGLDSIWIPSNLVWRPDIVLYNKADDEFSGPVDTNVVLRYDGQITWDSPAITKSSCVVDVSYFPFDDQQCNLTFGSWGYNGNQIDIDMGMDSGDLSDFVENVEWEVHGMPAAKNVITYGCCSDPYPDITYTLLLKRRSSFYIFNLLIPCVMISFLAPLGFFLPADSGEKVSLGVTVLLALTVFQLMVAESMPPSESVPLIGKYYIATMTMITASTALTIFIMNIHHCGAEAKPVPDWAKVFILDYMSKIFFVYEVGENCTTSQKEKNKEVKLQMEETVNGKCKKRQNAKVQAEASKCNNRYNMSDVEENPNGCLKEELCPEKMNMYVCTCAHHDKIAKNIAYIANCFREQKATCAKGAEWKKVAKVTDRFFMWVFFIMVFLMSISITR, from the exons ATGTTGACAGCGTACCTGTGGATACGGCAGACCTGGTATGATGCCCATCTCAAATGGGACAAAGATGAATATGATGGCCTTGATAGTATCTGGATCCCCAGCAATCTGGTATGGAGACCTGACATTGTCCTGTACAACAA GGCAGACGACGAGTTCTCAGGACCAGTGGACACCAATGTTGTTTTGAGGTACGATGGTCAAATAACTTGGGATTCCCCAGCGATAACAAAGAGCTCCTGTGTTGTAGACGTGTCCTACTTCCCTTTTGACGATCAGCAGTGCAACCTTACCTTTGGCTCCTGGGGGTACAATGGTAATCAGATCGATATCGACATGGGAATGGACAGCGGGGATCTGTCGGACTTTGTGGAGAATGTGGAGTGGGAAGTCCACGGCATGCCGGCTGCTAAGAACGTCATCACATACGGCTGCTGTTCAGATCCATACCCAGACATCACTTACACATTGCTTCTCAAGCGGAGAtcatcattttacatttttaacctCCTTATTCCATGTGTAATGATATCTTTCCTGGCCCCTCTGGGTTTCTTCCTGCCTGCAGACTCAGGAGAGAAGGTTTCTCTGGGAGTGACTGTCCTTCTCGCCCTCACTGTGTTTCAACTGATGGTTGCTGAAAGCATGCCACCTTCTGAGAGTGTGCCCTTAATAG GTAAATATTACATAGCAACAATGACAATGATTACAGCTTCCACTGCACTGACCATTTTTATCATGAAtatccaccactgtggagcagaAGCAAAACCAGTACCGGACTGGGCAAAAGTGTTCATACTTGACTACATGTCCAAAATATTCTTTGTCTACGAAGTGGGTGAGAACTGCACAACATCtcagaaggaaaaaaataaagaggTCAAGCTACAGATGGAGGAAactgttaatggaaaatgtaagAAAAGGCAAAATGCAAAAGTACAGGCTGAAGCATCCAAGTGTAATAACAGGTACAACATGTCTGATGTGGAAGAAAATCCAAATGGGTGTTTGAAAGAGGAACTTTGCCCTGAGAAAATGAACATGTATGTGTGTACCTGTGCCCATCACGATAAAATTGCAAAGAATATTGCATATATTGCCAACTGCTTTAGGGAGCAGAAAGCAACTTGTGCAAAAGGAGCCGAGTGGAAGAAAGTGGCCAAAGTTACGGACAGGTTCTTCATGTGGGTTTTCTTCATCATGGTGTTCCTCATGAGCATTTCCATTACACGATAG
- the LOC117420402 gene encoding RNA-binding protein 47-like isoform X2 — MSCHECRSQKGQVLPIATHLLHAEPLFCFRSKHELNGFDIMTAEDSIAIMSNSSSNMSASKVPEGVAGAPNETALLALMDQSGYGMIQENGQRKYGPPPGWEGPSPPRGCEIFVGKIPRDVYEDELVPAFETVGRIYEMRLMMDFDGKNRGYAFVMYTKKHEAKRAVRELNNYEIRPGRLLGVCCSVDNCRLFIGGIPKMKKREEILEEISKVTEGVLDVIVYASAADKMKNRGFAFVEYESHRAAAMARRKLMPGRIQLWGHQIAVDWAEPEIDVDEDVMETVKILYVRNLMIETPEETIRKIFSQFNPGCVERVKKIRDYAFVHFTSRDDAVNAMNNLNGTDLEGSCIEVTLAKPVDKEQYTRYQKAAKGATPTPAPETPQPNYVYQCDPYTLAYYGYPYNALIGPNREYFVKGTVRGRGRGAAGNRPPGPRGSYLGGYSAGRGIYSRYHEGKAKQQENAYELIPSLELTAVNPVGIKPGTMSIPGLSGQYSVFSTGPATKLMEDGKMHAMEHLINPLAIQHDPSGAATATAVIPAVSTPPPFQGRPITPVYTMAHNVQRIPAASLYGTSYIPIAGHAASATFAALQKNAAAAAATYGGYASYVPQAFPTFQVPIHDVYQTY, encoded by the exons GTCTAAGCACGAATTGAATGGTTTTGACATAATGACAGCTGAAGATTCCATTGCCATTATGAGCAACAGTTCCTCCAACATGTCAGCATCCAAAGTCCCAGAAGGAGTGGCTGGAGCCCCCAACGAGACCGCACTGCTGGCCCTGATGGATCAATCAGGATACGGGATGATCCAAGAGAACGGGCAGCGCAAGTACGGCCCACCACCAGGCTGGGAAGGCCCCTCACCGCCTCGTGGTTGTGAGATCTTTGTGGGGAAGATCCCTCGAGATGTATATGAGGATGAGCTGGTCCCTGCGTTTGAGACTGTGGGGCGCATCTACGAAATGAGATTGATGATGGACTTTGACGGGAAGAACCGGGGATATGCCTTTGTCATGTACACGAAGAAGCATGAGGCCAAGCGAGCAGTCAGAGAGCTCAACAACTATGAGATCCGCCCAGGCCGGCTGCTCGGGGTCTGCTGCAGTGTGGACAACTGCAGACTCTTTATCGGAGGCATTCCCAAGATGAAAAAACGCGAGGAGATCCTGGAAGAGATCTCTAAAGTGACAGAAGGTGTGTTGGACGTTATTGTTTACGCCAGTGCCGCTGACAAAATGAAAAACCGGGGCTTTGCTTTCGTGGAGTACGAGAGCCATCGGGCCGCTGCCATGGCCAGGAGGAAGCTGATGCCTGGCAGGATCCAGCTCTGGGGGCACCAGATTGCAGTGGACTGGGCTGAACCTGAGATTGATGTGGACGAAGATGTCATGGAAACTGTCAAGATCCTCTACGTCCGCAACCTGATGATAGAAACACCAGAAGAGACCATCAGGAAGATCTTTAGCCAGTTCAACCCAGGCTGTGTGGAGCGGGTTAAAAAGATCAGAGACTATGCCTTTGTGCATTTCACCAGCAGGGATGATGCAGTTAACGCTATGAATAACCTGAATGGAACTGATCTTGAAGGGTCCTGTATAGAGGTTACCTTAGCCAAGCCGGTAGACAAAGAGCAGTACACGCGGTACCAGAAAGCAGCAAAAGGagcaacaccaacaccagcaccagagACACCGCAGCCAAACTATGTTTACCAATGCGACCCCTACACATTGGCGTATTATGGGTATCCCTATAATGCACTGATTGGTCCCAACAGAGAATACTTTGTTAAAG GTACTGTAAGGGGCAGAGGGCGAGGGGCGGCTGGGAATAGGCCCCCGGGTCCCAGAGGCTCTTACCTGGGGGGATACTCTGCAGGCCGTGGCATCTACAGCAGATACCACGAAGGGAAGGCCAAGCAGCAGGAAAATGCCTATGAACTCATACCCAGCCTGGAGTTGACTGCTGTCAACCCAGTGGGCATTAAACCTGGCACAA TGTCCATCCCTGGGTTGAGCGGCCAGTATTCAGTGTTTTCAACGGGTCCAGCCACTAAGCTAATGGAAGATGGCAAGATGCATGCAATGGAGCACCTAATCAATCCCCTCGCAATCCAGCATGATCCCTCAGGTGCTGCTACGGCAACAGCGGTCATCCCTGCTGTGTCCACACCCCCTCCATTTCAG GGTCGGCCCATTACTCCAGTGTACACGATGGCCCACAATGTTCAAAGAATTCCTGCTGCCAGTCTCTATGGTACGAGCTACATCCCCATAGCCGGCCATGCAGCGTCAGCCACCTTCGCAGCGCTACAAAAGAACGCAGCTGCTGCGGCCGCTACCTACGGAGGCTATGCCAGCTATGTACCACAGGCATTCCCAACCTTTCAGGTCCCTATACACGATGTCTACCAGACATACTAA
- the LOC117420402 gene encoding RNA-binding protein 47-like isoform X3, with protein sequence MTAEDSIAIMSNSSSNMSASKVPEGVAGAPNETALLALMDQSGYGMIQENGQRKYGPPPGWEGPSPPRGCEIFVGKIPRDVYEDELVPAFETVGRIYEMRLMMDFDGKNRGYAFVMYTKKHEAKRAVRELNNYEIRPGRLLGVCCSVDNCRLFIGGIPKMKKREEILEEISKVTEGVLDVIVYASAADKMKNRGFAFVEYESHRAAAMARRKLMPGRIQLWGHQIAVDWAEPEIDVDEDVMETVKILYVRNLMIETPEETIRKIFSQFNPGCVERVKKIRDYAFVHFTSRDDAVNAMNNLNGTDLEGSCIEVTLAKPVDKEQYTRYQKAAKGATPTPAPETPQPNYVYQCDPYTLAYYGYPYNALIGPNREYFVKAGTVRGRGRGAAGNRPPGPRGSYLGGYSAGRGIYSRYHEGKAKQQENAYELIPSLELTAVNPVGIKPGTMSIPGLSGQYSVFSTGPATKLMEDGKMHAMEHLINPLAIQHDPSGAATATAVIPAVSTPPPFQGRPITPVYTMAHNVQRIPAASLYGTSYIPIAGHAASATFAALQKNAAAAAATYGGYASYVPQAFPTFQVPIHDVYQTY encoded by the exons ATGACAGCTGAAGATTCCATTGCCATTATGAGCAACAGTTCCTCCAACATGTCAGCATCCAAAGTCCCAGAAGGAGTGGCTGGAGCCCCCAACGAGACCGCACTGCTGGCCCTGATGGATCAATCAGGATACGGGATGATCCAAGAGAACGGGCAGCGCAAGTACGGCCCACCACCAGGCTGGGAAGGCCCCTCACCGCCTCGTGGTTGTGAGATCTTTGTGGGGAAGATCCCTCGAGATGTATATGAGGATGAGCTGGTCCCTGCGTTTGAGACTGTGGGGCGCATCTACGAAATGAGATTGATGATGGACTTTGACGGGAAGAACCGGGGATATGCCTTTGTCATGTACACGAAGAAGCATGAGGCCAAGCGAGCAGTCAGAGAGCTCAACAACTATGAGATCCGCCCAGGCCGGCTGCTCGGGGTCTGCTGCAGTGTGGACAACTGCAGACTCTTTATCGGAGGCATTCCCAAGATGAAAAAACGCGAGGAGATCCTGGAAGAGATCTCTAAAGTGACAGAAGGTGTGTTGGACGTTATTGTTTACGCCAGTGCCGCTGACAAAATGAAAAACCGGGGCTTTGCTTTCGTGGAGTACGAGAGCCATCGGGCCGCTGCCATGGCCAGGAGGAAGCTGATGCCTGGCAGGATCCAGCTCTGGGGGCACCAGATTGCAGTGGACTGGGCTGAACCTGAGATTGATGTGGACGAAGATGTCATGGAAACTGTCAAGATCCTCTACGTCCGCAACCTGATGATAGAAACACCAGAAGAGACCATCAGGAAGATCTTTAGCCAGTTCAACCCAGGCTGTGTGGAGCGGGTTAAAAAGATCAGAGACTATGCCTTTGTGCATTTCACCAGCAGGGATGATGCAGTTAACGCTATGAATAACCTGAATGGAACTGATCTTGAAGGGTCCTGTATAGAGGTTACCTTAGCCAAGCCGGTAGACAAAGAGCAGTACACGCGGTACCAGAAAGCAGCAAAAGGagcaacaccaacaccagcaccagagACACCGCAGCCAAACTATGTTTACCAATGCGACCCCTACACATTGGCGTATTATGGGTATCCCTATAATGCACTGATTGGTCCCAACAGAGAATACTTTGTTAAAG CAGGTACTGTAAGGGGCAGAGGGCGAGGGGCGGCTGGGAATAGGCCCCCGGGTCCCAGAGGCTCTTACCTGGGGGGATACTCTGCAGGCCGTGGCATCTACAGCAGATACCACGAAGGGAAGGCCAAGCAGCAGGAAAATGCCTATGAACTCATACCCAGCCTGGAGTTGACTGCTGTCAACCCAGTGGGCATTAAACCTGGCACAA TGTCCATCCCTGGGTTGAGCGGCCAGTATTCAGTGTTTTCAACGGGTCCAGCCACTAAGCTAATGGAAGATGGCAAGATGCATGCAATGGAGCACCTAATCAATCCCCTCGCAATCCAGCATGATCCCTCAGGTGCTGCTACGGCAACAGCGGTCATCCCTGCTGTGTCCACACCCCCTCCATTTCAG GGTCGGCCCATTACTCCAGTGTACACGATGGCCCACAATGTTCAAAGAATTCCTGCTGCCAGTCTCTATGGTACGAGCTACATCCCCATAGCCGGCCATGCAGCGTCAGCCACCTTCGCAGCGCTACAAAAGAACGCAGCTGCTGCGGCCGCTACCTACGGAGGCTATGCCAGCTATGTACCACAGGCATTCCCAACCTTTCAGGTCCCTATACACGATGTCTACCAGACATACTAA
- the LOC117420402 gene encoding RNA-binding protein 47-like isoform X4: MSCHECRSQKGQVLPIATHLLHAEPLFCFRSKHELNGFDIMTAEDSIAIMSNSSSNMSASKVPEGVAGAPNETALLALMDQSGYGMIQENGQRKYGPPPGWEGPSPPRGCEIFVGKIPRDVYEDELVPAFETVGRIYEMRLMMDFDGKNRGYAFVMYTKKHEAKRAVRELNNYEIRPGRLLGVCCSVDNCRLFIGGIPKMKKREEILEEISKVTEGVLDVIVYASAADKMKNRGFAFVEYESHRAAAMARRKLMPGRIQLWGHQIAVDWAEPEIDVDEDVMETVKILYVRNLMIETPEETIRKIFSQFNPGCVERVKKIRDYAFVHFTSRDDAVNAMNNLNGTDLEGSCIEVTLAKPVDKEQYTRYQKAAKGATPTPAPETPQPNYVYQCDPYTLAYYGYPYNALIGPNREYFVKVSIPGLSGQYSVFSTGPATKLMEDGKMHAMEHLINPLAIQHDPSGAATATAVIPAVSTPPPFQGRPITPVYTMAHNVQRIPAASLYGTSYIPIAGHAASATFAALQKNAAAAAATYGGYASYVPQAFPTFQVPIHDVYQTY, translated from the exons GTCTAAGCACGAATTGAATGGTTTTGACATAATGACAGCTGAAGATTCCATTGCCATTATGAGCAACAGTTCCTCCAACATGTCAGCATCCAAAGTCCCAGAAGGAGTGGCTGGAGCCCCCAACGAGACCGCACTGCTGGCCCTGATGGATCAATCAGGATACGGGATGATCCAAGAGAACGGGCAGCGCAAGTACGGCCCACCACCAGGCTGGGAAGGCCCCTCACCGCCTCGTGGTTGTGAGATCTTTGTGGGGAAGATCCCTCGAGATGTATATGAGGATGAGCTGGTCCCTGCGTTTGAGACTGTGGGGCGCATCTACGAAATGAGATTGATGATGGACTTTGACGGGAAGAACCGGGGATATGCCTTTGTCATGTACACGAAGAAGCATGAGGCCAAGCGAGCAGTCAGAGAGCTCAACAACTATGAGATCCGCCCAGGCCGGCTGCTCGGGGTCTGCTGCAGTGTGGACAACTGCAGACTCTTTATCGGAGGCATTCCCAAGATGAAAAAACGCGAGGAGATCCTGGAAGAGATCTCTAAAGTGACAGAAGGTGTGTTGGACGTTATTGTTTACGCCAGTGCCGCTGACAAAATGAAAAACCGGGGCTTTGCTTTCGTGGAGTACGAGAGCCATCGGGCCGCTGCCATGGCCAGGAGGAAGCTGATGCCTGGCAGGATCCAGCTCTGGGGGCACCAGATTGCAGTGGACTGGGCTGAACCTGAGATTGATGTGGACGAAGATGTCATGGAAACTGTCAAGATCCTCTACGTCCGCAACCTGATGATAGAAACACCAGAAGAGACCATCAGGAAGATCTTTAGCCAGTTCAACCCAGGCTGTGTGGAGCGGGTTAAAAAGATCAGAGACTATGCCTTTGTGCATTTCACCAGCAGGGATGATGCAGTTAACGCTATGAATAACCTGAATGGAACTGATCTTGAAGGGTCCTGTATAGAGGTTACCTTAGCCAAGCCGGTAGACAAAGAGCAGTACACGCGGTACCAGAAAGCAGCAAAAGGagcaacaccaacaccagcaccagagACACCGCAGCCAAACTATGTTTACCAATGCGACCCCTACACATTGGCGTATTATGGGTATCCCTATAATGCACTGATTGGTCCCAACAGAGAATACTTTGTTAAAG TGTCCATCCCTGGGTTGAGCGGCCAGTATTCAGTGTTTTCAACGGGTCCAGCCACTAAGCTAATGGAAGATGGCAAGATGCATGCAATGGAGCACCTAATCAATCCCCTCGCAATCCAGCATGATCCCTCAGGTGCTGCTACGGCAACAGCGGTCATCCCTGCTGTGTCCACACCCCCTCCATTTCAG GGTCGGCCCATTACTCCAGTGTACACGATGGCCCACAATGTTCAAAGAATTCCTGCTGCCAGTCTCTATGGTACGAGCTACATCCCCATAGCCGGCCATGCAGCGTCAGCCACCTTCGCAGCGCTACAAAAGAACGCAGCTGCTGCGGCCGCTACCTACGGAGGCTATGCCAGCTATGTACCACAGGCATTCCCAACCTTTCAGGTCCCTATACACGATGTCTACCAGACATACTAA
- the LOC117420402 gene encoding RNA-binding protein 47-like isoform X1, which yields MSCHECRSQKGQVLPIATHLLHAEPLFCFRSKHELNGFDIMTAEDSIAIMSNSSSNMSASKVPEGVAGAPNETALLALMDQSGYGMIQENGQRKYGPPPGWEGPSPPRGCEIFVGKIPRDVYEDELVPAFETVGRIYEMRLMMDFDGKNRGYAFVMYTKKHEAKRAVRELNNYEIRPGRLLGVCCSVDNCRLFIGGIPKMKKREEILEEISKVTEGVLDVIVYASAADKMKNRGFAFVEYESHRAAAMARRKLMPGRIQLWGHQIAVDWAEPEIDVDEDVMETVKILYVRNLMIETPEETIRKIFSQFNPGCVERVKKIRDYAFVHFTSRDDAVNAMNNLNGTDLEGSCIEVTLAKPVDKEQYTRYQKAAKGATPTPAPETPQPNYVYQCDPYTLAYYGYPYNALIGPNREYFVKAGTVRGRGRGAAGNRPPGPRGSYLGGYSAGRGIYSRYHEGKAKQQENAYELIPSLELTAVNPVGIKPGTMSIPGLSGQYSVFSTGPATKLMEDGKMHAMEHLINPLAIQHDPSGAATATAVIPAVSTPPPFQGRPITPVYTMAHNVQRIPAASLYGTSYIPIAGHAASATFAALQKNAAAAAATYGGYASYVPQAFPTFQVPIHDVYQTY from the exons GTCTAAGCACGAATTGAATGGTTTTGACATAATGACAGCTGAAGATTCCATTGCCATTATGAGCAACAGTTCCTCCAACATGTCAGCATCCAAAGTCCCAGAAGGAGTGGCTGGAGCCCCCAACGAGACCGCACTGCTGGCCCTGATGGATCAATCAGGATACGGGATGATCCAAGAGAACGGGCAGCGCAAGTACGGCCCACCACCAGGCTGGGAAGGCCCCTCACCGCCTCGTGGTTGTGAGATCTTTGTGGGGAAGATCCCTCGAGATGTATATGAGGATGAGCTGGTCCCTGCGTTTGAGACTGTGGGGCGCATCTACGAAATGAGATTGATGATGGACTTTGACGGGAAGAACCGGGGATATGCCTTTGTCATGTACACGAAGAAGCATGAGGCCAAGCGAGCAGTCAGAGAGCTCAACAACTATGAGATCCGCCCAGGCCGGCTGCTCGGGGTCTGCTGCAGTGTGGACAACTGCAGACTCTTTATCGGAGGCATTCCCAAGATGAAAAAACGCGAGGAGATCCTGGAAGAGATCTCTAAAGTGACAGAAGGTGTGTTGGACGTTATTGTTTACGCCAGTGCCGCTGACAAAATGAAAAACCGGGGCTTTGCTTTCGTGGAGTACGAGAGCCATCGGGCCGCTGCCATGGCCAGGAGGAAGCTGATGCCTGGCAGGATCCAGCTCTGGGGGCACCAGATTGCAGTGGACTGGGCTGAACCTGAGATTGATGTGGACGAAGATGTCATGGAAACTGTCAAGATCCTCTACGTCCGCAACCTGATGATAGAAACACCAGAAGAGACCATCAGGAAGATCTTTAGCCAGTTCAACCCAGGCTGTGTGGAGCGGGTTAAAAAGATCAGAGACTATGCCTTTGTGCATTTCACCAGCAGGGATGATGCAGTTAACGCTATGAATAACCTGAATGGAACTGATCTTGAAGGGTCCTGTATAGAGGTTACCTTAGCCAAGCCGGTAGACAAAGAGCAGTACACGCGGTACCAGAAAGCAGCAAAAGGagcaacaccaacaccagcaccagagACACCGCAGCCAAACTATGTTTACCAATGCGACCCCTACACATTGGCGTATTATGGGTATCCCTATAATGCACTGATTGGTCCCAACAGAGAATACTTTGTTAAAG CAGGTACTGTAAGGGGCAGAGGGCGAGGGGCGGCTGGGAATAGGCCCCCGGGTCCCAGAGGCTCTTACCTGGGGGGATACTCTGCAGGCCGTGGCATCTACAGCAGATACCACGAAGGGAAGGCCAAGCAGCAGGAAAATGCCTATGAACTCATACCCAGCCTGGAGTTGACTGCTGTCAACCCAGTGGGCATTAAACCTGGCACAA TGTCCATCCCTGGGTTGAGCGGCCAGTATTCAGTGTTTTCAACGGGTCCAGCCACTAAGCTAATGGAAGATGGCAAGATGCATGCAATGGAGCACCTAATCAATCCCCTCGCAATCCAGCATGATCCCTCAGGTGCTGCTACGGCAACAGCGGTCATCCCTGCTGTGTCCACACCCCCTCCATTTCAG GGTCGGCCCATTACTCCAGTGTACACGATGGCCCACAATGTTCAAAGAATTCCTGCTGCCAGTCTCTATGGTACGAGCTACATCCCCATAGCCGGCCATGCAGCGTCAGCCACCTTCGCAGCGCTACAAAAGAACGCAGCTGCTGCGGCCGCTACCTACGGAGGCTATGCCAGCTATGTACCACAGGCATTCCCAACCTTTCAGGTCCCTATACACGATGTCTACCAGACATACTAA